Proteins from a single region of Streptomyces glaucescens:
- a CDS encoding type VII secretion protein EccC — protein sequence MSHIVVKRPPRALPREVPTNEVVLQPPPELPRGEREGALMQLLPMLGMGGSVVFFFNPQAQPFMKIMGMVMIASTIAMGVAMLIRHRRGTQGQIADIRRDYLRYLSQTRRAAQQTAKAQRDAQYYLHPSPEQLWALVAEGSRVWERRAGDEDFGQVRVGLGPQALATPLVPPESAPVDQLEPLTAGAMQRFVATHSTLEDLPMAVSLRAFYHVSISGEPVTVRGAARAIAASLASLHSPEDLVVAVATGRDAAPEWEWAKWLPHVQARGEADGAGSRRLITTDPAELEDLLGTRLQGRPRFHPSAPPVPEQPHLVIVLDGVSLPPTSLLASPEGLQGVTVLEVVPGDLTTGRGDLSIVVQPRELRLESAHGMVYEGTPDVLSYEAAEALARQLAPLRVASGGDDDEPLLANLEFTDLLNLGDAANVDPRRTWRPRSQSERLRVPIGVGEDGRPVMLDLKEAAQEGMGPHGLCVGATGSGKSELLRTLVLGLAVTHSSETLNFVLADFKGGATFAGMSQMPHVAAVITNLADDLTLVDRMGDSIRGELNRRQEMLRDAGNYANIHAYEKARQAGAALQPIPSLVLVIDEFSELLTAKPDFIEMFVQIGRIGRSLGVHLLLASQRLEEGRLRGLETYLSYRIGLRTFSAAESRAAIGVPDAYELPNVPGSGFLKYGTDEMVRFKAAYVSGVYRSSSQQAAAYGGPLPVDRRPVLFTASQVPVQYAAVPQQRQEEPDQTDDALADTVLDVIVRRLEAQGPAAHQVWLPPLDSPPSLDSLLPGLAAVPGRGLTQPGYEGAGRLVIPVGIVDKPYEQRRDPLWTDFGGAAGHMQILGGPQSGKSTLLRSIIASFALTHTPQEVQFYGLDFGGGGLSSVAGLPHVGGVASRLDPEKVRRTVAEVYGIMTRREEYFRTAGISSIAEFRTRRARGDISTTDQPWGDVFLVIDGWGNFRTDYDGLEPAVLDIAARGLGYGMHVILTASRSMEVRSNLKDHLMNRLELRLGDPMDSEFDRKVAANVPTGVPGRGQTPQRQHFMAAVPRIDGLSSDTDLAEATQALAAEVSRHWQQPGAPEVRLLPREFPAQQLPPGDRFPNRGIAFALDEDNLEPVFVDFEQDPFFLVFGESESGKSNLLKLLIQRLTERYDGNEAKLFVVDNRRSLLGVTPTSHLAEYIPMSNQMQHHMDALADLMQRRTPTADVTPEQLRDRSWWNGPTVYIVIDDYDLVSTSSGNPLSGLTELLPFARDVGVRFIIARSTAGAGRAGYEPFMQRMKELGAQGVVLAGDPNEGDLLGGVRPRPMPAGRGTFVSRKRGKPLVQVGLVPDRYR from the coding sequence CACGAACGAGGTCGTGTTGCAGCCGCCGCCGGAGCTTCCGCGCGGGGAGCGCGAAGGCGCCCTGATGCAGCTCCTGCCCATGCTCGGCATGGGTGGATCCGTGGTGTTCTTCTTCAACCCGCAGGCCCAGCCCTTCATGAAGATCATGGGCATGGTGATGATCGCGTCGACGATCGCCATGGGCGTCGCGATGCTGATCCGCCACCGGCGCGGCACCCAGGGGCAGATCGCCGACATCCGCCGCGACTACCTGCGTTACCTCTCCCAGACCCGGCGGGCGGCGCAGCAGACCGCCAAGGCCCAGCGCGACGCCCAGTACTACCTGCACCCTTCACCGGAGCAACTGTGGGCACTGGTCGCGGAGGGCAGCCGGGTGTGGGAGCGCCGCGCGGGCGACGAGGACTTCGGCCAGGTGCGCGTGGGCCTCGGCCCGCAGGCCCTGGCGACGCCGCTGGTCCCGCCGGAGAGCGCCCCGGTCGACCAGCTCGAGCCGCTGACCGCCGGCGCCATGCAGCGTTTCGTGGCCACCCACAGCACTCTCGAGGACCTGCCCATGGCGGTGTCGCTGCGGGCCTTCTACCACGTGTCGATCAGCGGCGAGCCGGTCACCGTGCGCGGCGCCGCCCGCGCGATCGCCGCCTCCCTCGCCTCGCTGCACTCCCCCGAGGACCTGGTCGTCGCCGTCGCCACCGGACGTGACGCGGCGCCCGAGTGGGAGTGGGCCAAGTGGCTGCCGCACGTGCAGGCCAGGGGCGAGGCCGACGGCGCCGGCAGCCGCCGCCTGATCACCACCGACCCGGCCGAGCTGGAGGACCTGCTGGGCACCCGGCTCCAGGGCCGCCCTCGCTTCCACCCGAGCGCCCCGCCGGTGCCCGAGCAGCCGCACCTGGTGATCGTCCTCGACGGTGTCTCCCTGCCGCCGACCTCGCTGCTCGCCAGCCCGGAGGGACTGCAGGGCGTCACCGTCCTCGAGGTGGTCCCCGGCGACCTCACCACCGGACGCGGTGACCTGTCCATCGTCGTGCAGCCGCGCGAACTGCGCCTGGAATCCGCGCACGGCATGGTCTACGAGGGCACCCCCGACGTGCTGTCCTACGAGGCCGCGGAGGCCCTGGCCCGCCAGCTGGCGCCGCTGCGCGTGGCGTCCGGCGGCGACGACGACGAACCGCTGCTCGCCAACCTGGAGTTCACCGACCTGCTGAACCTCGGCGACGCGGCGAACGTCGACCCGCGCCGCACCTGGCGGCCGCGCTCGCAGTCGGAGCGGCTGCGGGTGCCGATCGGTGTCGGTGAGGACGGCCGGCCGGTGATGCTCGACCTCAAGGAGGCGGCGCAGGAGGGCATGGGCCCGCACGGCCTGTGCGTCGGCGCGACCGGATCCGGCAAGTCGGAGCTGCTGCGCACCCTGGTCCTCGGTCTCGCGGTCACGCACTCCTCCGAGACGCTGAACTTCGTCCTCGCGGACTTCAAGGGCGGTGCGACGTTCGCGGGCATGTCCCAGATGCCGCACGTGGCCGCCGTCATCACCAACCTCGCCGACGACCTGACGCTCGTCGACCGCATGGGCGACTCCATCCGCGGTGAGCTGAACCGCCGCCAGGAGATGCTGCGCGACGCGGGCAACTACGCCAACATCCACGCCTACGAGAAGGCCCGCCAGGCCGGTGCCGCGCTGCAGCCGATCCCCTCGCTGGTCCTCGTCATCGACGAGTTCAGCGAACTGCTCACCGCCAAGCCGGACTTCATCGAGATGTTCGTGCAGATCGGCCGCATCGGCCGCTCGCTCGGTGTGCACCTGCTCCTCGCCTCGCAGCGCCTGGAGGAGGGACGCCTGCGCGGCCTGGAGACCTACCTGTCCTACCGGATCGGTCTGCGCACGTTCTCCGCGGCCGAATCGCGCGCCGCGATCGGCGTCCCGGACGCCTACGAGCTGCCGAACGTGCCCGGCTCCGGCTTCCTGAAGTACGGCACGGACGAGATGGTCCGCTTCAAGGCGGCGTACGTCTCCGGTGTGTACCGCTCCAGCTCCCAGCAGGCGGCGGCGTACGGCGGCCCGCTCCCCGTGGACCGCAGGCCCGTCCTCTTCACGGCCTCGCAGGTGCCCGTCCAGTACGCGGCGGTGCCGCAGCAGCGCCAGGAGGAGCCCGACCAGACCGACGACGCGCTCGCCGACACGGTGCTCGACGTCATCGTGCGGCGGCTGGAGGCCCAGGGCCCGGCCGCCCACCAGGTGTGGCTGCCCCCGCTGGACAGCCCGCCGTCGCTGGACTCCCTGCTGCCCGGACTGGCCGCGGTGCCCGGCCGCGGCCTCACCCAGCCCGGCTACGAGGGCGCGGGACGGCTCGTCATCCCCGTCGGCATCGTCGACAAGCCGTACGAGCAGCGGCGCGACCCGCTGTGGACCGACTTCGGCGGCGCGGCCGGCCACATGCAGATCCTCGGCGGCCCGCAGTCCGGCAAGTCGACCCTGCTGCGCTCGATCATCGCGTCGTTCGCGCTCACCCACACCCCGCAGGAAGTGCAGTTCTACGGGCTGGACTTCGGTGGCGGCGGACTGTCCTCCGTGGCGGGCCTGCCGCACGTCGGCGGCGTGGCCTCACGCCTCGACCCGGAGAAGGTACGGCGTACGGTCGCCGAGGTGTACGGCATCATGACCCGCCGCGAGGAGTACTTCCGTACCGCCGGCATCTCCTCCATCGCCGAGTTCCGCACCCGGCGCGCCCGCGGCGACATCTCCACCACCGACCAGCCGTGGGGCGACGTCTTCCTGGTCATCGACGGCTGGGGCAACTTCCGCACGGACTACGACGGTCTGGAGCCGGCCGTCCTCGACATCGCCGCGCGCGGCCTCGGCTACGGCATGCACGTCATCCTCACCGCGTCGCGCTCCATGGAGGTCCGCTCCAACCTCAAGGACCACCTGATGAACCGCCTGGAGCTGCGGCTCGGCGACCCCATGGACTCCGAGTTCGACCGCAAGGTCGCGGCCAACGTGCCGACCGGTGTCCCCGGCCGGGGCCAGACCCCGCAGCGGCAGCACTTCATGGCGGCGGTCCCGCGCATCGACGGCCTGTCCTCCGACACCGACCTGGCCGAGGCGACGCAGGCGCTCGCCGCCGAGGTCTCCCGGCACTGGCAGCAGCCCGGCGCCCCCGAGGTCCGGCTGCTCCCCCGCGAGTTCCCGGCGCAGCAGCTCCCGCCCGGGGACCGCTTCCCGAACCGGGGCATCGCCTTCGCGCTCGACGAGGACAACCTCGAGCCGGTGTTCGTGGACTTCGAGCAGGACCCGTTCTTCCTCGTCTTCGGCGAGAGCGAGTCCGGCAAGTCGAACCTGCTGAAGCTGCTCATCCAGCGCCTCACCGAGCGCTACGACGGCAACGAGGCGAAGCTCTTCGTGGTCGACAACCGGCGCTCCCTGCTCGGGGTGACCCCGACCTCGCACCTGGCCGAGTACATCCCCATGTCGAACCAGATGCAGCACCACATGGACGCGCTGGCCGACCTGATGCAGCGCCGCACGCCGACCGCCGACGTCACGCCCGAGCAGCTGCGCGACCGCAGCTGGTGGAACGGCCCCACGGTGTACATCGTCATCGACGACTACGACCTGGTGTCCACGTCCAGCGGCAACCCGCTGTCGGGCCTCACGGAACTCCTCCCGTTCGCCCGGGACGTCGGCGTCCGCTTCATCATCGCCCGCTCCACCGCGGGCGCGGGCCGGGCCGGCTACGAGCCCTTCATGCAGCGCATGAAGGAGCTCGGCGCCCAGGGCGTGGTCCTCGCCGGTGACCCGAACGAGGGCGACCTGCTGGGCGGGGTCCGG